A single Salmo trutta chromosome 14, fSalTru1.1, whole genome shotgun sequence DNA region contains:
- the LOC115208595 gene encoding 26S proteasome non-ATPase regulatory subunit 12 → MSENMSAEVERSERSDGKLVKMEIDYSSTVDTRLPECAKMAKEGRLQEAVESLLSLEKQTRTASDMVSTSRILVAVVQMCYEAKDMDALNENIMLLSKRRSQLKGAVAKMVQECYKYVDTVTDLTIKLRLIDTLRTVTAGKIYVEIERARLTKTLANIKEQHGEVKEAAAILQELQVETYGSMEKKEKVEFILEQMRLCIAVKDYIRTQIISKKINTKFFTEDGTEESKLKYYNLMIQVDQHEGSYLSICKHYRAIYDTPCILEDSSKWQQALKSVVLYVILAPYDNEQSDLVHRINEDKKLEEIPKYKDLLKQFTTMELMRWASLVEDYGKELREGSPDSPATDVFNCSEEGEKRWKDLKNRVVEHNIRIMAKYYTRITMKRMAGLLDLSIDESEEFLSNLVVNKTIYAKVDRLAGIINFQRPKDPNDLLNDWSHKLNSLMSLVNKTTHLIAKEEMIHNLQ, encoded by the exons GAAGGTAGGCTGCAGGAGGCCGTTGAAAGCCTCTTGTCGCTGGAGAAGCAAACAAGAACG GCTTCTGACATGGTGTCAACCTCCAGAATCCTGGTGGCCGTTGTGCAGATGTGCTATGAAGCGAAGGACATGGACGCCCTGAATGAAAACATCATGCTGCTCTCTAAAAGGAGGAGTCAGCTCAAAGGG GCTGTTGCTAAGATGGTGCAAGAATGTTACAAGTATGTAGATACCGTGACCGACCTGACCATTAAGCTGAGACTCATTGACACACTACGCACAGTGACCGCTGGCAAG ATCTATGTGGAGATTGAGCGGGCCAGGCTGACCAAAACATTGGCAAACATCAAGGAGCAGCATGGCGAGGTCAAAGAGGCCGCAGCAATCCTCCAAGAGCTGCAG GTGGAGACATACGGCTCCATGGAGAAGAAAGAGAAGGTGGAGTTCATCCTGGAGCAAATGAGACTGTGCATCGCTGTCAAGGACTACATCCGCACCCAGATCATCAGCAAGAAGATCAACACCAAGTTCTTTACAGAGGATGGCActgag GAGTCTAAGCTGAAGTATTACAATCTGATGATCCAAGTAGACCAGCACGAGGGATCCTACTTGTCCATCTGCAAACACTACCGTGCCATCTATGATACCCCCTGCATTCTGGAGGATAGCTCCAAATGGCAACAG GCCCTGAAAAGTGTTGTTCTGTATGTGATACTGGCTCCCTACGACAACGAGCAGTCAGACCTGGTGCATAGAATCAACGAAGACAAGAAATTGGAAGAAATACCCAAATACAA GGACCTCCTGAAGCAGTTCACCACCATGGAGCTAATGCGTTGGGCCTCCCTGGTGGAGGATTATGGGAAGGAGCTGAGGGAGGGCTCCCCCGACAGCCCGGCCACCGACGTATTCAACTGCTCAGAGGAGGGCGAGAAGAGGTGGAAGGACCTCAAGAATAGAGTGGTGGAGCAC AATATAAGAATTATGGCCAAATATTACACAAGGATCACAATGAAGAGGATGGCTGGGCTCTTGGACCTCTCCATCGAC GAGTCTGAGGAGTTCCTCTCCAACCTGGTGGTGAACAAGACCATCTACGCCAAGGTGGACAGGCTAGCTGGCATCATCAACTTCCAGAGGCCGAAGGACCCCAACGACCTGCTCAACGACTGGTCCCACAAACTGAACTCCCTCATGTCCCTGGTCAACAAAACCACACATCTCATCGCCAAAGAGGAGATGATACACAACCTGCAGTGA